The Borreliella spielmanii nucleotide sequence CTGATCAACCTTGAGCACTACCTTAACTATTTGGCCGCCGAATACCGCTTAAAAGACATATTAGAATTCTATATGGCCAAGTTCAAACAGAAATACAAAAAGAAAATATGGTACATGAATCCCCATTTTAAGGGTAGTGATTTTTTCTGTTTGGTAGGTGAATTCAAGGACACACATGTTCCTATCTACAAGCAAGAGCAAATTCAAAAACCAACAAGTGAACAAAAGATAGACAAGGGTTATTCTATTTTTAAGGGACAAAAAGCTATTTTTAAGGGACAAAAAGGCTATTTTGATGAAAATGGAGAATTTCACAAAGTTGAGGATTTTGTCAAATTATCAACCCACTTTAAGGAATTTTTAAAAAATGGTTTTAAGAGTGAAGAAAAGGAGTAAAAAGTGAACGAACACTTGAAAATCAAAGATTTTACTGAAAAATACAGTCTTTTCAATAGACATTCAGAAAGTGTTGTAATTAGTGGTTTACTAAACAACACTGCAGGTATTGAAGAAGTTTTGCTACAGTTGCGGACTGAAGACTTCTATTGCGACTTGCATAGGAAAATATTTGCTTGTATTGTGGATTTACATCAAAAAGGTGTTTCGATTGACCCGATTATAGTTTTTGAAGAGCTAGAAAAGAATGATAAGTCTAGAAAAGTTTCAACGGATTTTGATGTTAATGGATACATTGAAACTATCTCAACATACACTATGATCGGGACAATCTTACAAACTCATTGTAGCATTATTAGAGACTGCAGTGTAAGGCGCTCAATTCTTAAATTCATTGACGCAATTGGCCAATCCGTTGTAGATAAATCAACAGATTTAGTCGCGTTGATCGACACTATACAGTCCAAGGCAAATTCACTAGAACGCAACTACAAAAACAAAAATTTTTTGATTGGAAAAGACTTGATCAAAAACTACGAAAATAGAAAGGAAGATAGCCACATACTTAGTGGGTTTAGTGGCGTCGACAATATAATTAATGGTTTTAAAAAAGGCGACTATGTGATAGTTGGTGCAAGGCCTAGTGTTGGTAAGACTACTTTTGCACTCAATATTGCAAGCAATTTGTGCAAACAAGGTGTAAGTGTTGGATTTTTTACACTTGAGGTTGTCAGTGATTTCATAGCAATGACTCTTATATCAATTAATTCGGGCGTCGAGTTCTACAAGATCAATAAAAAGAGTTTGATGGACGAAAATGAGCTTCAAAAGTGTGAAAAAGCATGTTCTAAGATTAAGAATTATTCAATTGTGGTTGACAATACTCCTAATATCCTAATACATGATCTAAAATCTAAAGCTAGAAAAAT carries:
- a CDS encoding DnaB-like helicase C-terminal domain-containing protein translates to MNEHLKIKDFTEKYSLFNRHSESVVISGLLNNTAGIEEVLLQLRTEDFYCDLHRKIFACIVDLHQKGVSIDPIIVFEELEKNDKSRKVSTDFDVNGYIETISTYTMIGTILQTHCSIIRDCSVRRSILKFIDAIGQSVVDKSTDLVALIDTIQSKANSLERNYKNKNFLIGKDLIKNYENRKEDSHILSGFSGVDNIINGFKKGDYVIVGARPSVGKTTFALNIASNLCKQGVSVGFFTLEVVSDFIAMTLISINSGVEFYKINKKSLMDENELQKCEKACSKIKNYSIVVDNTPNILIHDLKSKARKMKKEYGVEIIFIDYIGLISVEYNNTPRFEQVLFLSRNIRALAIELEIPIIVLSQLNREAQGKAPNLANLRESGSLEQDADIVIFLHREDEEQQDNDEEVRKVKVIVAKNRHGATGNATMDFVSRYTKFVDLGGG